The Streptomyces lienomycini sequence GGGTCCCGGGCGCCCCCGCGCTCGACGTGACGTTCGCGGACATCGACATTACCAACGGCATGGCCGAGCGCGGCGAGGGGGACGTGCTGAAGGTGTCGTACGCCGTCCTGCCCTACGTCCTCGGCGACTACGCCCTGCTGCCCTGCGGGGGTGCGCTGGGCCGGGGCTGCGGGCCGCTGGTGCTGACCCGGGAGGCGGGCGCGGACCTGCGGGGGCGCACGGTGGCGGTGCCGAGCGAGACGTCCACGGCGTACCTGCTCTTCCGCCTGTGGGCGGCGGACACCGTGCCCGGCGGCGTCGGCGAGATCGTCGTCATGCCGTTCCACGAGATCATGCCGGCCGTGCGGGACGGGAAGGTCGACGCGGGCCTCGTCATCCACGAGGCGCGCTTCACGTACCAGAACTACGGGCTGCACAAGCTCGCCGACATGGGTGAGCACTGGGAGCGCACCACCGGCCTGCCGATCCCGCTCGGCGCGATCATCGCCAGGCGGTCCCTGGGCGAGGAGACGCTGAACCGCCTGGCGGAGTCGGTCCGCGCCTCGGTCCGCGCGGCCTGGGACGACCCGGAGGTGTCCCGGCCGTACGTCATGGAGCACGCCCAGGAGATGGACCCGGCCGTCGCCGACCAGCACATCGGGCTGTACGTCAACGAGTTCACCGCCGACCTCGGCGAGGACGGCTACGCGGCGGTCCGGGGCCTGCTGACCCGCGCGGCGGCCGAGGGACTCGTACCGGCCCTCGGCCCGGACGCGCTGACGTTCCCGTAGCGGGGGCGGCGGGTCAGACGTCGAGTTGGTCGGCGACCGCGCGGAGCAGTCCGGCGATCTTCTTGCCGGCCGTCTTCTCGGGGTAGCGGCCGCGCTCCAGCATCGGGGTGATGTTCTCCAGGAGGGTCGTCAGGTCCTGCACGATGGAGGCCAGCTCGTCCGGCTTCTTGCGCTGCGCGGCCGCGACCGACGGGGCCGGGTCGAGGAGGGCGAGCGACAGGGCCTGGTCACCGCGCTGACCGGCGACGACACCGAACTCGACGCGCTGGCCGGGCTTCAGCGCCTCGACTCCGGCAGGCAGGACCGAGGAGTGCACGAAGACGTCG is a genomic window containing:
- a CDS encoding 1,4-dihydroxy-6-naphthoate synthase yields the protein MTDTTDTTDATAGPLRIAYSPCPNDTFVFDALAHGRVPGAPALDVTFADIDITNGMAERGEGDVLKVSYAVLPYVLGDYALLPCGGALGRGCGPLVLTREAGADLRGRTVAVPSETSTAYLLFRLWAADTVPGGVGEIVVMPFHEIMPAVRDGKVDAGLVIHEARFTYQNYGLHKLADMGEHWERTTGLPIPLGAIIARRSLGEETLNRLAESVRASVRAAWDDPEVSRPYVMEHAQEMDPAVADQHIGLYVNEFTADLGEDGYAAVRGLLTRAAAEGLVPALGPDALTFP
- a CDS encoding cold-shock protein gives rise to the protein MPTGKVKWFNSEKGFGFLSRDDGGDVFVHSSVLPAGVEALKPGQRVEFGVVAGQRGDQALSLALLDPAPSVAAAQRKKPDELASIVQDLTTLLENITPMLERGRYPEKTAGKKIAGLLRAVADQLDV